Sequence from the Panicum virgatum strain AP13 chromosome 5N, P.virgatum_v5, whole genome shotgun sequence genome:
CACTAGTGTAGGCgtctgataccattgttagactATTAGGATCACACAGTGCACGGATCGAGTggggtttctttctcttttccttttctgagTACAAGAGCCCTAGATCTACAACAATTACATAGAGAAAAGAGGGAGTAGAGGACCTTCTGTGCCACCAGTGGAGTGTTGGTATTtggtaacgtcacgaataaaatccgcaagcgcacggatactactgtagctttcacccaagagtattccagggtatcgtatccactagggaatgtgagtacgctatctacaggttcaggttcatccaaagacacacacgccggtgtggagaagacagaagagaggactttctatatctagagtctatgcctagaagaagagatcacgtcgccgttataattcgagctaaaggtgtcgaccggcttatacaagccgatagctcctaaatgatgctctatccaatatccgaacgtggaggattactagaaggctcgaacagggctgttaccacctgccggctacctctacaaaccgtgggactatcagataactgagtggtatagtccagcctagacatcacgtctacgcctttccctactaaccttagccctggccaagactacccttttctatccggggtcttaagctaagatcaaatgctactcgctagcatacacataaACTAATATAAGACagatatgataacttgcgatctaaactctaattccaaataaacaaacaaagaaagtctagaacacttacaaccgaataagcatccgtcgaggtacaagtggagaagagtgccgataaacccagcacttcccccgactcctcctcactctcctcctcttcttctacacctcctagtctacctaagcatctaggatgaaggcctcaagctccaagggaggaagggtgagttgagagggtgagatgtgtgtgttcattcctctacccctccccttgtatttataggagggagccacggggtgagctgCAGCCGAGCCTCATCAAACCGTCATCACCAACCAGTAAGAGACCTCCACGTGGAACCtggaggcagtggggcccacgggtaggtcggccggcctcccagtgggcccaTCGACCTTGCATTTTGGCATGTGGGTCgcttcctgggcccacttgtcaatggAATGAGGTTTATCTTTTATCATGTCGGttccttgctctggtgggccctataCTCCATATTCTGACATGTGTCGCATCCTGATTCGTCGGAACGTTGTGTCTTGGATTAAACCACAccattatgctgcaaaattagctcaaaatcacctgcacacattctaaaacatcatctgtggaatctGTTAGTAATtaaatctatcctagcatttattccacattttggttcctttttgtgcaggagttgacggtcaaaattggtcgttagtgaccgtcaacatgGAGCTCGAGCCGGCCATCTCGGGTttgttgatggagatccgctcaaaggcggcgacgagcgGCGCATTAAGGTCGAGGCCGGCGCGACGGCGTCGAGGACGATGACGGCGACGGTGGGGCAgaactggcggcggcggcggaggagcttcccgctgctccagcgcccccaTAGTAGATCGGCTTAGGGTTTATGTGGGTGAGGGTGTTGGCGGCGCGGTGAACTTCGTACCGTGCGTCCCGGCCCCTCACCTCTATTTATTGTGGCGCTGTgcaacgggggcccaccagccagaGGAAGGCTGGGCGCCCCCAATCAGGGCGCGTGGGGAAGACCGAGTCGAAGCTGGGCTTTGCCGTTGGGCAAAAGCCCAATCCGAGATCAACACTAACATATAACATTCATTTATTTGTGACCGGAGTGGACAATTAGATAACTAAAACCACTAATATGTCCTTACATGTTAATTTAGTTTTCTAAATGGGAAAAGGTCAAAATAAGTATAATAGTCATACTCACGAGTGACAAGTTATCTACTCCCTctaatcttaaaaaaaaaagttatctactccctccattacTAACTATAGATCGCTTTGACATTTCTAGATtagatatttttttaatatgtaTCTAGATATATTGAATATTTAGAGGCATAGGAAAAAATACGGCCTGCTACTATTAATTAAGTCATTACCTTAAAAGAATTTTCAAAGTCTGCCGTGTCCACCGCAGACAGAGTCACAGAGATGGATACATACTCCATGCACACACTCCAGCGTTGAAGGCTTGAAGCTATTGCTCGTTCCATTCACACAGGCGCGTTCGCCATGGAGACGATTGCCTCCGCGATCCTCGGCGACCTCATCAGCCGATCCGTATCCTTCGCCCTGGACAGGTGCTACCACCGGTGGCGCAGCGCCGGAGGCATCGAAGACGCCCCGCAACGGCTGCGCCGCGTGCTTCTACGACTTCAGGCCGTCGTCGAGGAGGCCGACAGGCGGCGCGTCACCAACCAGGCGATGCTCCGGCAGCTTCAGCTGATGAGGGAAGGCGTGTACAGAGGCTACTACCTGCTCAGCGCCATCAAGCGCCAAGGCGTTCCCGAGGTCAGCAGTCTTCGTGATCGCTCGTCGTTGGCCTCGTCCCTGTTCAATCAGGCAAAGCGCTTGTGCACTGTCTCAGCCAggacgacgccggcgagcaCGGCGCCTGAAGACACAGGacgggggagggagggggaggcgaaggcgaaggcgaaggcgGAGCTGCAGGAGGTGCTCACCGGCCTAGAACGCATGGCCAGCGACATGAAGGAGCTCGTCGTGTTCCTGAGCTGCTACCCTCCGGCGCGCCGCGTGCCTCACAGCGGGCACCTGTGGCTGGAGAACAGCATGTTCGGCCGCGAGGCAGAGCAGGAGAAGATCATCAGCTTCTTGCTGGGACCAGAGCCTGTGGGCGTGGATGGTCCGGGCGTGCTTCCAGTGATCGGTCGACCAAGAGTTGGCAAGAGCACCCTCGTCGAGCACGTCTGCTTGGACGAGAGGGTGCGCGGGCACTTCTCCCTGATCGTCTTCTTCAGCCAAGGCGACATCGAGGATGGAAACCTATCGCCGCATCTGGGAGACAACGGCACAATCAAGCACCGGGATCTCGATCCGGCCGGGAAATCGCTGGTTGTTATCGAGCTTGCTGGCGACGTGGATGAGCAGACATGGTGGGGAAGAACACTGTTTGCACTGCGAGGACGACGCACCACGCCGGTCAGCAAAATCATCGTCACAAGTCGATCGGAGAAGATTGCAAGTTTTGGGACAACACAAGCTCTCGAGCTGAAATCTCTGCCTCGAGAAGCCTACTGGTACTTCTTCAAGACGATCGCGTTCGGGAGCATGGGTGCAGAGGATCAGCCGGAGCTAGAATCTGTGTGCATGGAAATGGCGGACCTTCTGAATCGATGCTTCATATCGGCCAATTTGTTCGGATGCCTGCTGAGAGCCAACCCTTGCTATCAGTTTTGGCGAAGGGTTCTCAACGGCAACAGACAGTACATCCGAATGCACTTCCTTCGCTTTGGTGATCATCCTTGCGATCTCCTACTGATGAATGGTCGGCCGATATACCTTTGGAGATTACCCAAGACTGATACCGTGGTCACAGCTTACCATACTTACCAAACGTGTTCATCCCAGGAGCATGATGTCCCCAAGATAACCCTGAATGAGTTGCAGGTTGGAAGTGCAAGGCCTCGAGGGAAGTTTGAGGTCGTGGCTTGGAAGTCTCGCATACCACCCTACTACAGCTACGTCCTGAGTTGTCGGGTGCATTGTCGTCGTTCCTCCGTGTGCCCGCCCATGAACAAGCAAATCCAGCACCGGCAGCCACGACTGAATTCGGTTTGAACTTTATGTTCACGCTGTATAGCTATGTATGTTCTATCCATTCAGAGATCAGTA
This genomic interval carries:
- the LOC120674948 gene encoding putative disease resistance protein RGA3 produces the protein METIASAILGDLISRSVSFALDRCYHRWRSAGGIEDAPQRLRRVLLRLQAVVEEADRRRVTNQAMLRQLQLMREGVYRGYYLLSAIKRQGVPEVSSLRDRSSLASSLFNQAKRLCTVSARTTPASTAPEDTGRGREGEAKAKAKAELQEVLTGLERMASDMKELVVFLSCYPPARRVPHSGHLWLENSMFGREAEQEKIISFLLGPEPVGVDGPGVLPVIGRPRVGKSTLVEHVCLDERVRGHFSLIVFFSQGDIEDGNLSPHLGDNGTIKHRDLDPAGKSLVVIELAGDVDEQTWWGRTLFALRGRRTTPVSKIIVTSRSEKIASFGTTQALELKSLPREAYWYFFKTIAFGSMGAEDQPELESVCMEMADLLNRCFISANLFGCLLRANPCYQFWRRVLNGNRQYIRMHFLRFGDHPCDLLLMNGRPIYLWRLPKTDTVVTAYHTYQTCSSQEHDVPKITLNELQVGSARPRGKFEVVAWKSRIPPYYSYVLSCRVHCRRSSVCPPMNKQIQHRQPRLNSV